The DNA window TTGGAAATGTGCTTCTTCCAGGTGGCCAAGTTGTTAGctagaaataaaaatgcTTTGGCCGGGTTTATTCctttactacatgtactcttcTCGCCTGTACTCAGTCCCGACATGCGATTAAGAAGAGAAACGCACTAAAATGCAACACATCACTCATAAGTCACCGCAATGAGTCTTTTATGTGTCCATACATGAGCGAACCATTTTCCAGGAATATGAATAACGGCTATGGCCTTATTGGATAGTCAAAGGCTGATTCTACCAATACAACTTGTCAAAGTACTACAATCCTTGCTAATGAGTTTCAGCGGAAGAGGTTCAAGACGTTGGACAGCTTGTACAATGAGATAATAGAGCAATTTCTCAGTCAAGTTGACGAAAATGATGACCTATGAAGGAGGTCACTTAGTCCGACAAGGCGATGCGGAGAACCATCATGCTCTCCATATAACAGCTCCTCCGAAGAGTTTGTGTATCTCTGATAGCTAAGCGTTGTTAGGGGCGTTTCACGAGAACGATGGCTATTCGCATTCGCCACTCTTGGAGTTCTGTGAGCCCAGTCTTCAGCTGTCTTGAGAGGGGGCTAACCATGTAacgccgaggccatcaaaaGGTTTGTCTGTGGTCAGATCTGACGATTTCGTGATTCGATAATTTCGGCCTAATGCGAACTCATTATTCGAGTCTATTTTGCGCTTCACTGAAGCTTTCTTCGTTTCCGACTTTTGTGGATTTGCATATTTGTATCTGGCTTCTTTTGAATAAAGCATTGTTGCAGCTCTTTCCATCATCGGTTCGGAGGGTAACGTTTACgttgccatctttggctgtGGACATCAGTTGGTTCATATGGAGGGAAATTAAGACATGTACAGCGTTTGTAATCAGTCAATGGCCAATACGATGCATCAATTTTGGGTGCCGGCTGTCGATGTTCTGTCGTTGATACGCAAATATAGCATTGAAATGTGAGATGGTGTAGATTATCTGTAAACCTTTTGCCATCTGTGGCGAGACTgagagacgaaaagaaatGCCAATCCGTTTGTATATGTTGAACTAGCTGGATCTTCTCCTTTCGGCGATCGTAACCTACACCGTTAGCTCGTTACTCCATTTCGACAGCGCCGGTCAAATCCGGAGGGACGTATGGGCGTTGTATAGGTGTTTCGCCCCGGGGCAGCTCCAGGGTGGCGTTCCAGGGTAGCATCTTTCGAGGCGCTCGTGGATTTTCAAGTGGTATTGAGAAGGCACCAGATTACCAGAAAACCGATCCCAAGTAGTCAAGGGGTGAAAGGCGTGTGAAGCCATGTGTATTTTCACTTATCTGGCCTTCTACTAGGCAACATATCATGCTTGAGTGTTCATCCATTTTGGAGTTAAAATATCTacgccatcgccagagcCTAGATTAAATTTCGTCAAGCCTGTTTGTCTAATCAAGGTGTTTTGCAGTCGTAGAGAGGGCAAAAAAGTCATAGGTGttcatcatttttttttaccctcAAGCTCTAATTCTACAAGCCAGTATAGCGTCTAGTAGTTGGTGAAATGAATGACCTccagtacatgtatttacCACTGCATGTACTCATTACTGACAAGCGGCTGCTTTATCTACGACAAAAATGCCAATAGCTGATGAGGTGAAATCTGCAAGCAGCGACAGCTGTATTCAGTTGGCAATCTTTGCCGCGAGGCTGCTGATATCCAGTCCACTACCACTAGTGAGGATATCTAACGCGAAGAACTTATTGCCACAATTCCGAGGCAACTGAGCATTTTTGCTCCTTACGACTATTTCGTCCCTCTTTTTCAAGATATATTGCCTCTGTTGGTCACATTGTGCGTGCTGGAATAGCACAAGAGGCTCGAATCAGCGACATGGACAACGGCGCGATACGATTTACCGATTGAACGGCATTTCAAGAGGCCATAGCTGGCCAGGCCAGATGGAAATAAGCTACAGTCAACGGTAAATTTATTCTGTCTTTAATGAACGCCGATGAAAACTACAGAATATGCTCGATTATGACTAAACGCCAATGCTGACTGGGTTTAGGCGCTCGAGCGACTACTGTCCATCGGTGCGCCTATAATCTTACTTTCGGCCGATTCTGCCCTAGAAACCACCATCGGGTTTCGATTCTTCACATCATTCCAGCGCTATTCAAAGAGACacataaagaaaagaaaagaaatattcCAATACCATCATGTCACAAGCTCCCTGGCAAGATATTGCTCGCCGAAAGCGCGCTGAACGCGACTCCAAAATACCTGCCGAATGGCGAATATCTCCAACGTCTGAGATTGGCAGGCCGATAGACTTTCTCCCTCGCTGCGGAATCCTCACAGAACGCGACTTGGCCCTCACCGACCCGACTCATGATGCTACCGACTTGCTCTCCCAGCTATGTTCCGGAAAAGTTACCGCTGAAGATATCGTTCGGGCATTCTGCAAGAGAGCTGCCGTCGCACAGCAACTGACGAATTGTCTCACTGAAATCATGTTTTCAGAGGCCATTGACCGCGCAAAATGGCTGGATGCCGAGTACCAGAGACGCGGAAAGCAGCCTGTTGGGCCTCTCCATGGCCTGCCAATCAGCATAAAAGACATGTTTCACATCAAGGGCTACGACAGCTCTATTGGTACGGCAAGCCTGTGTTTCCGACCGGCCAAAACGACAAGCCAGGCAGTCCAGATTCTTCTCGACGCTGGCtgcgtcatcatcgccaaaaCAACAGTTCCACAGACGGTGCTTACTGCAGACACGGACTCGATTGTCTTTGGACGCACCATTAATCCATACAACGCTGAATTTACGGCCGGAGGATCTTCTGGCGGTGAGGGCGCGTTGATTGCTATGGGAGGCTCTGCCTTGGGCCTGGGATCGGATGGAGGCGGAAGCGTTCGGATTCCGGCTGCCGCATGCGGCGTTGTTGGATACAAGCCCAGTGCTTACAGGATACCGATTGACGGCCAGAGAATCATTGGAAAGGGCGTCTTTGGCATAACAGCGCTTATTTCGCCCATGGTGAGTGGCTTCCTGGCGAGATCGGTAAGAGACGCAAGGCTGGCAGCCAAAGTGGTGTCGGACGCAAAGCCATGGGATAGTAGCCCTTTTATATACCCGCACCCATGGATGGGGTTTTCGTGTCCCAGCAAGCCCCGAATTGGTGTGTGGCTCAAGGTAGACGATTTGCATTTCCATCCACCTGTTGCACGGGGCCTACGTCTCGCTTACGATCGACTCAAAAGAGCCGGCTATGAAGTTGTCGAGCTCGCTCCGCCACCGTTTCAAAAAGCATCGCGTCTGGGACAACAACTAGCCGAGGTGTTGGATTTTTCGTATTTGCGCAAGCTCTTGGAGTCGGAGCCACACACTGAAATTGTCAAAGCAACAGAGTTAATCACGCCAAAGTCGGTACCCCCAGAGTTTTCCATCGAACATCTACATGAAAAGAACTATCAAGTCGCCCGCCTGGCAATACAAATGAAGAGAATGTGGACCGTCGACGACGGTAAAAAGCTAGACGCTATTTTGTTTGTCACTGCGCCTCACACTGCTCTGCCTTTTGACAAGTTTGTCTGGCTTGGATTGACGAGTATATTCAACATGATCGATTGGTCAAGCATTTCGATACCTTTAAACGAAACGGTCGACAGAAGGATTGATACTGCGGTTGTACCACCAGAAGATTACCTCAGTGAGCTAGACGCCTCGATTCAAAAGCTCTACGACGCTGAAACGTTTCACGGTTTGCCGCTGGCAGTGCAGCTGATCGGGCAGAGGTTTGAGGATGAGAAGCTGTTGGCTGTGGCAGAGGAAATTGCTCCAATCTTGGCCAGCAGAGGGCTGTCCAGATTGTGATTGCGAGCATGGAACAGTGGCTGATGCAACATCAATCGCTACAAGATTCTATGTGAATAAATATCAAAATCATCATACGTGTGGTTCTTTAGAGTAAATAACGCCATGAATGTTCGTATTCTCCTCTGTGCTGTACATCCCTTTGGCGGGAAGTTTCTGTGAATCTCCATCACGTTACATTTATGCTTCATCTTGTATACCAACAACAACTATTAGCGTGCCGTTGTTTCATAATCTATACCGCTGAGCCTTTTCAATCCCGAAATGTCCTCCTCTATGGTGCAGCATCATTGATTCGCAGATGGTGGTTGACCATTTCTACCAAGAAAACTTGGTTACACCTACCCGGCAAGCTACTAATAGAAACATCAAAATCTCTCATCCTTGACATCAATAGCAATATATTTTTAGAATTTGTTGGACTAGAACGGAATTTAGCTAAATTGCCCTCTCAATACTACAATATGAGCTGCTCGTTACAGTTACCTCGTGCACATCTCCACGCCGCCAGATTAATCCATCACGATCGGAGCTCGGCTGGCGACAACCGACAGGCGAGTAGcacaaggtacatgtagctaccCCAGAACCAAGAAACGTCACAAAGCTTGAATTGACTACGCCGTCCCTCAGCTGCATGCATAACTATTGTGTAGGTAGCCACCGCACAATGGATCCATCGCGTCAAAATAGAGATGCCAACGGACGTCACAGCAAAACGATCAACTTCCTCCTCCAATATTTCCGCGTATCTCAAACATGCCCTCTCTGTATCTACAAAGTGGATCATCTCACGGTTCCTGGTATAAAGGCAATCGCCACATTTAGCGAATCCAGAGGTGCAACGTTGACACGAATCCGAGTCTGGCGCCCCCACTCTCCTGCCAATCCGTATCACTACCTCGTATCTGCTTGGCCCTTGGTGCTGCCATTCGAACAAGAATTGGCGAATCTAGAATCAAAAATGCGGGGACGGCGGTCAGCTAAATGCTCATCTAGGCAAGGCCCGGGGCAGTTGACTGAGAGTACTTGCCGCTCGAGATGACCTCCGTCTGCGGTCTGGGAAAGATTCATGACGATGCAAAGAGTTCATTCGCCTGTTTGTTGCTCTTGCCGTCCGATTGTGCCTGGAAAATCAGCCCATATGATCGGATACGTCAGAAACAAACGGACAAGGCGGTTGCCTGAGCAGGAGAGGGAGCAAAGTCCGAGTGAAGTAGGGGCGGGGGGTTCTCCGGACCGCAGCCCTATCTCTACAGCTGTCCATCcgttctgctcttctcttcttttcttctttctctctccatcatccataTTCACTCCCACCTCTCTACCACCCACCCTTcgcatctctcatctccatggAGCATTTGTGGCGTTGAGGGCAGCTGGAGTTATCCACCCCCGCACGCCCACAGTTGAGTCAGTGCGTGTATTCgcctcttcttgttctccaccacctccatctTTTCCTCACCATCTCCAGTGCGCTAATCGTTTGGTTCAGAACAGGCTCCTCCGCAACTCGGCGTGTCGCAGCTGTGTTGTTTCATGCTCGAAACGGCCTACTGGCAACTGGCAGCATAGCAGCAGGCACACACACGTCTCTTGGCCCCTGGTCAGCTGCAACATCACGTTGCCTCTCCGCCTGCTTGGAGATGTCTGCAATTGGTGAGCTTAATTGTTTGTTTTTAAGCTTCCCTAGCCTCCTCAGCGGCGCGAGACCCCTGGTCAGTGTGCCCGCAGCCCCTGATAGGTGGAACATTCAACTTTTCACGATGCTAACGGGTGCTTGCAGCGCGTTGTGCCACCCTGGCAATCTTTAGACTCGTCAGCCATGCACTGTCTCGCACCGCCAACGGGACAAGCCTGCTCTCTGCAACCACTAGGCAGGGGAGAGCCGCAAGGTATGTGATCCTTTCCTGTAGACCGATCAGCCAAGTGGTTCATTCGTGCTGATAACGACTCGTCCACAGGAACACCATGGACCGACTCTCGTACTGTGGCATCGCtggctcctcctccacaaGCCTCTCCCGCCCCAATGCTAGTGCTAATCTCGTTACATCGGGCCAAAAGGCGCCGCAAGCATGGCATCCAGGGCTTTAGAGCAGAGGGCTTGACGGGCCATGACGCTCCACTCCTTTGCAGGCTCACATTCAGCACCTTCCTATCTATATATCCTCGTCGTTGTCTTGACCTGGTTTGTGGTGCTCCGCGAaggctgctgtgctgtctTGGGTATTCAAAGCTGATTACCGTTCCTCGGTCCACGTCTCTCTTATCGGTGTTCCAATTCCAGTCTGTGACAAGATAGCCAGCACACccgttttcccctctttgatacccttttctttcctcttttcttctttcctcttttcttctttccttcttctctctttggtTTCACCTAATACCCAACACCACAAAAAGCGACTCCGCTTGGCCCAGTCATTATCGCCGCAATGGCAGCCGACCTCAAGCGAGAGGAGACTGCACGAGACTCCATTCACGATTTGAAGCACGATGGAGCTGCCGCCGAAGCCATCGAGGCGATTCGTGCCGAGCACGAGCTCACTTTCACTGAGGCGTTGAGATTGTATCCCAAGGCAATTGCGTGGTCGGGTTTCGTATCCATCGGCGTCATCATGCTGGCTTTTGATCCTCAGCTCATCGGAAACCTCTACTCAACGCCTCAATTCGCTCGCGACTTTGGACACTTGTACAAAGGAGATGTAAGTCTATTTGCATCCCATTCATTGCCTATTTACCGAAACAAAGCTAATAAATTTTCTATGCAGTGGGTAATTCAAGCTTCTTGGCAGACTGCTCTCTCCATGGGCAACCCCGTCGGCCAGGTTGTTGGTGCCATTTTTGCTGCCTATCCCATGGACTACTTTGGGCGAAAGCTCACCTTTGCAGCCTGCGTTATTCTCACTGCTGGCATTGTCTTTATCCAATTCTTTTCCAAAACTCTCAGTGTTCTTCTCGCTGGAGAGCTTTTGGCTGGCCTTGTGTTGGGCATGTTTGTCGTCATTGCCCCGGCTTATGCCTCTGAAGTCTGTCCCACCGCACTTCGCGGCCACCTCACGTCCTTTGTCAACCTTTGTTTTGTCAttggccagcttctcggAAACGGCGTCACCGCTGGTACTTCCAAGCTGAACAACCATTGGGCCTACAAAATCCCTTTTCTCCTCCAGTGGTTTTGGATTCTCGTCATTCTTCCTGGCGTTGCATTCATCCCTGAAAGCCCTTGGTGGCTCGTCCGCAAGAACCGCCTAGAGGATGCTACAAAGTCTCTGACAAGGCTGGCATCTCCCAAGGTCAATGTCCAGGCAACCCTGGCCTTCATCGTCGAAACAGATCGGCTGGAGCAAGAGCTTGAGGCCGGCAGCACATATGTGGACATCTTCAAGGGCGACAACTGGCGCCGTACTGAAATCTCAATGGGTGTTTACTGCACGCAAGTCCTCAGCGGCATCTACCTCATCAACTATGgcacctttttcttccagcAGGCTGGCTTGGCCACTGACAAAGCTTTTGATATGTCCGTTGGGTTCTTGGGTAAGTCCTCATCTCATTGTAGTGACCATGATGCATTAGTGCCGGCGTTTCTCTTGCTAACCAATATTTTGCAGCTGTTGGATTCGTTGGAACTCTCGTCTCTTGGGTTCTTTTGATCAAATTCGGCCGACGAACACTTTTCGTCACGGGTTTGGCATGGCTCGTCATTCTCCAGTTCATCATTGGTATTCTTGATTGCATTCCTGGCCGGCCCTCTGGTGCTATTTGGGCAGAATCTTCACTCATGCTCATCTGGAACTTTTTCTACGACATCTCCATTGGCCCTGTCTGTTTCGTCTTGCTTGGAGAATGTTCAGCCACCCGTGTCCGTTCAAAAACCATCGCTGCCGCTACTGCCGCTCAAGGAGTCTTGGGCATCGTCATGACTGTGGCTATCCCATACATGATCAACCCGGAACAAGCCAATCTGCAGGGCaagctgggcttcttctttggcggccttgcACTTCTTTGCCTCGTCTGGTCATACTTTCGCGTGCCTGAGACTATGGGCCGCACCTATGAAGAGCTGGACCTCCTCTTTGACAGGAAAGTTCCTGCACGCCAGTTCAAGGGCTACAAGTTGGAGGGCGCTGTGTCAACGGGCGCTGCATAAACAAACGCAGCTGGAGAACAGGGGAGGTCCTTAAGGAACCAAAAAACATGTGTCAACAGCCAGCCGCAAGAGATTCGacagcgaagacgacgagcgCCGATACCAGGAGTATGTGCGCAGCGAGTGCGAGCGGAGGAGCGAGGAGCGAAGGGAAATCGGCCGCAGTTGTGACAAGATGTATAAGAAACTAGTCCAGAGGCTGAAGCGCGAGCGTGACGAGCTTTTTGAGCGCGAGTGCCAGGCACTGGATGACGAGTATAAAGAGCTCTTTAACCGCGAATATCAAAAGATTCAGAGCCAGATCGAGCAACGCCAGGCCGAGCTACTCCAGATCAGGGAGCGTCGGATGAGCAacgaaagcagcagcaagcaacgCCAGTTCGAGCAACGCCAGTTCGAACAACGCCAGGCTGAGCTACTCCAGATCAAGGAGCGTTGGATTGAGCAACGCCAGTTCAAGCAACGCCAGTTCGAACAACGCCAGTTTGAGCAACGCCAGTTTGAGCAACGCCGTTCGAACAACGCCAGGCCGAGCTACTCCAGATCAAGGAGCGTTGGATTGAGCAacgaaagcagcagcaagcgtTATCATCCAATAACGAATTTCAGAGTCTCCCTGATTATGTTACGGCCTGTTAAAGGCTGCACCTTTagtttttttctattttttttctattttttttttctaatttttttttctaatttttttttctaattttttttctaatttttttttctaattttttttctaattttttttttctatttttttctttgttttttctttttcttttttctatttcttttttctatttcttttttttttcttttttttttttagcctttttttttttttactttctttttttttttttttttttggcgcctaccctggagctaccctggagctacgGACACCCTggtaagttttttaaatctCCTGCTGAGCCGCAAAGACGGGAATACTAATCTGATGAAGTGTCCGCAGCCCGTCATCACCTCGATAAGAGGTACATACCAAATCGATGGCACTTGGCAGTTCATACGATCGAGCTGCTGTGACGATGGCTGACTGGCGGGGGGTCTACTAGAGGCCCCAGCTGGTCAGCCATCACTATCGTGCAAGGCAATCGGACAAGTGTATATTGGGGATTGGCTGACCGGTGGGGGATTTACTAGAGGTCCCAGCTAGTCAAACATCTTGGTCGCGCGGGCACTGTAAAGGAGTTTGTTAAGAATGGAAAGGATATGGCAATGATCGAGATCGAGCTACACAAACGGCGTCAGGATCGGACCAACTTTGTTATTCGAGTTCAGTTTAGTTTCGCCGAGAGCAGAATAATCAAAAGGCTCATATGGGCGGCATCCACCAAGATACCACCGTGCCGTCTTTCTGCACTCAACAGCAAATAGCCCCCCCTCTATCACGGCGGCTGCCACTACGGCTTCCACCTATGAAATCTACCCTCAACTTCATCGAGCCCCCCCGCAGACAACCCCCTATCATCCTCGCTCAATGCAACTACACTGATTGTGTATCGTCCGGATTcctagcagcagcgccgacGAAGTTAGATACGTCATGTTCTGCCTGAATGCGCAAATTCCGCGGTGGGAAATCGCTTGAACAGTCTCAGGATATACAAACACGTTAGTGGAACGGGAGGGACGAGACTGGTTTTCAAGATGGGCCGCAGACTTCACCATGCCGAAGAGGCTTGATTTAGAACGGAGGTTGAATTAGTTCAAGGGACAAACGGCTACTTGTACGAAGTATATTTTAGTCAATATCTGTAGCAGAAACCCCATTGTACTCTGAACTAGAGTCTTGTATAAAACACTATTGTATTCATGTATGCCCATCTATTGGTTCAGATCAAACCAGTTGCTTCCGCCAAGATCCATGTTCAACCCCTCCAACTGCGCTGCGTCCATCGTATTGTTCTGGAAATACTGATCTAATAAATTCTGTCTCTAGTTAGCCTCTAGTTCTTTGGCCAAGCTCACATCAAAGTAGGCTGGTTTTATCAACTTACCCAGTCAAGTCCCTCCGTGCCATCAATCATTTGCGACATTGTCCCTGCAAACGGAAAAAGGTCTTCAGGAGGATTGATAGGGACAGGCTCCTTTGCCGGGGGTCGGCGAATATGGCTAGGATCGTTCTCTGCAACCTTTTGCACCATCAGATCGAGCGCCAAAGCCGCGATTCGCGTCTCGGGAGAGTTTGAGCCATCAGATGCCCAGATTTTTTGTGACGTTATCAACGCCCGATGTTCTCTTTTGGCCAAATCCCCATCGCTTCTACTAGCCGTAGAGGGACGTGATGTTCTCCGGAGGGAAACTGAAAGATGCAAACAAAGTACCAtggcggcaagaagaaagTCATGCACGGTGAGCGAAGACATCATCCATCGATCGTCGTAGAGGCGGCCTCCGGGCTGCGATGCTTGGTGTATATCTGCCTGACGAGCTAAAATATCGAGGGCCGCTTCAACACAGGCACGCCTCGAGTGCTCTACTCTGTGACTGTCCGATTCAGAGGTGATGAAGCGTCGATGGAGGACAATGAGGCCTTTCAGCTTGAGCATCTCCAACGTACATCGCTCAAAGATTGTACTCGATGGGTCCATGAATGACCGGCTAACATCTCTCGCTTTCAAGACATTTGGCAGAACACTGTACGCCTCCCTCATTTCGTTATCCAGCACGATTGTGTTGTCATAAACGGGAAGCGATCCAGAAAGAGAATGGGCAACAATCTTTTTAAACACAACCATGATGCCGGCTTTTGCAATAGGATATCGGATGGGTGTGTTTTCATATAGTGGTCGCCCGTCAGGCAGCGAGCCCATTCCTAAATAGAGATCAGAGAACTGCAAGTTTCTGGGCACTTTGGTGTCGCAGAATTCGGTGGGAATCATGCTAGGGAGTCCCATCTGAAAAGACATCAGTGCATCCACCTGAACTAGGTTTTGCCAGAGGCGACGTCGCATCTCCCCGTCAAAGACGGAAATTCCCGGCAAGTTCTCTGGGTC is part of the Trichoderma atroviride chromosome 1, complete sequence genome and encodes:
- a CDS encoding uncharacterized protein (EggNog:ENOG41~TransMembrane:13 (o12-29i34-51o93-113i175-193o199-222i234-253o273-294i357-377o389-409i416-434o454-472i484-505o517-534i)) — protein: MTLHSFAGSHSAPSYLYILVVVLTWFVVLREGCCAVLATPLGPVIIAAMAADLKREETARDSIHDLKHDGAAAEAIEAIRAEHELTFTEALRLYPKAIAWSGFVSIGVIMLAFDPQLIGNLYSTPQFARDFGHLYKGDWVIQASWQTALSMGNPVGQVVGAIFAAYPMDYFGRKLTFAACVILTAGIVFIQFFSKTLSVLLAGELLAGLVLGMFVVIAPAYASEVCPTALRGHLTSFVNLCFVIGQLLGNGVTAGTSKLNNHWAYKIPFLLQWFWILVILPGVAFIPESPWWLVRKNRLEDATKSLTRLASPKVNVQATLAFIVETDRLEQELEAGSTYVDIFKGDNWRRTEISMGVYCTQVLSGIYLINYGTFFFQQAGLATDKAFDMSVGFLAVGFVGTLVSWVLLIKFGRRTLFVTGLAWLVILQFIIGILDCIPGRPSGAIWAESSLMLIWNFFYDISIGPVCFVLLGECSATRVRSKTIAAATAAQGVLGIVMTVAIPYMINPEQANLQGKLGFFFGGLALLCLVWSYFRVPETMGRTYEELDLLFDRKVPARQFKGYKLEGAVSTGAA
- a CDS encoding uncharacterized protein (EggNog:ENOG41~TransMembrane:1 (o572-595i)); the encoded protein is MDSSSRKVEKRNRAPVSCEPCRLRKQMCSRGQPCEGCVKRGQAASCRYAPNAIRNKPRAQKVNIQERLDKLESLLSSMVSTASPPAPVDFGAALGAGHHGKSAAGSGSGSSTSKVSTSYEKYELSVMSTSMSMSAQNSQEDPILPPELPHRHESGDGQVVYVDPSHWMAILDEIKEVREHLSASDHPLLQEQSQHKSHPPEEEVSFLYGASPATNMEDILTDLPPRQTCDSLISQYFNSQFMASGILHPAKFQKEYEKFWESPTEAPPLWIGLLFSVLSITTALRLMSTPSEPDTTTPTLHTLRRRAIECLKLGKFATANAYSLEILFIHMQCSFLVHQKLTSDHWFEMGTLIRLAFRMGYHHDPENLPGISVFDGEMRRRLWQNLVQVDALMSFQMGLPSMIPTEFCDTKVPRNLQFSDLYLGMGSLPDGRPLYENTPIRYPIAKAGIMVVFKKIVAHSLSGSLPVYDNTIVLDNEMREAYSVLPNVLKARDVSRSFMDPSSTIFERCTLEMLKLKGLIVLHRRFITSESDSHRVEHSRRACVEAALDILARQADIHQASQPGGRLYDDRWMMSSLTVHDFLLAAMVLCLHLSVSLRRTSRPSTASRSDGDLAKREHRALITSQKIWASDGSNSPETRIAALALDLMVQKVAENDPSHIRRPPAKEPVPINPPEDLFPFAGTMSQMIDGTEGLDWNLLDQYFQNNTMDAAQLEGLNMDLGGSNWFDLNQ
- a CDS encoding uncharacterized protein (SECRETED:SignalP(1-26)), which codes for MSAIARCATLAIFRLVSHALSRTANGTSLLSATTRQGRAARNTMDRLSYCGIAGSSSTSLSRPNASANLVTSGQKAPQAWHPGL